Proteins co-encoded in one Acidobacteriota bacterium genomic window:
- a CDS encoding arylesterase, translated as MRNLLIISFTFLVALGLGCAAAKPGQNSSNRAAKAVSTPKAVSDRPKIIAFGDSLTAGFGLAEKESYPYLLQEKLKADGFDYEVVNAGVSGDTSLGGLERADWVLEQDNAKILILELGANDLLRGVPVEKMKDNLDKIIRKAKAKNIKILLCGMLAPPTMGAQYQRDFLKAFPDLAAEHKVEFLPFLLDNVATVKELNQADGIHPNAEGEKIMTENVYKALKPMLGERIR; from the coding sequence ATGCGAAATTTATTGATCATTAGTTTCACCTTTTTGGTGGCTCTCGGTTTAGGCTGTGCGGCGGCAAAGCCCGGACAAAATTCTTCGAACCGAGCGGCGAAAGCTGTCTCGACCCCGAAAGCCGTATCGGATCGGCCCAAGATAATCGCTTTCGGCGACAGCCTTACCGCCGGATTCGGTTTGGCGGAAAAAGAATCTTATCCGTATCTGCTCCAAGAGAAACTGAAGGCCGACGGATTCGATTACGAGGTTGTAAACGCGGGTGTTTCGGGTGATACGAGCCTCGGCGGACTTGAGCGGGCGGATTGGGTTCTCGAACAGGACAACGCCAAGATCCTCATCCTCGAACTCGGGGCGAACGACCTGCTGCGCGGTGTTCCGGTCGAGAAGATGAAAGATAACCTCGACAAGATAATTCGCAAGGCAAAGGCAAAGAACATCAAGATACTGCTTTGCGGAATGCTTGCGCCGCCAACGATGGGAGCGCAATATCAGCGTGATTTCCTTAAAGCCTTCCCCGATCTTGCGGCCGAACATAAGGTTGAGTTTCTTCCATTTCTGCTCGATAATGTAGCTACGGTCAAAGAACTTAATCAGGCGGATGGTATCCATCCGAACGCCGAGGGCGAAAAGATCATGACCGAAAACGTTTATAAAGCTCTCAAACCGATGCTCGGCGAGCGAATCCGTTAG
- a CDS encoding ABC transporter ATP-binding protein, translating into MIQLKNVIKTVRSGTEDLTILNDVSFDIPDGQFVAVTGASGSGKSTLLGLIAGLDAPSSGQIFIDDDEVTAMTEDGLAKIRSEKIGFIFQSFHLIPSLTAYENILIPMEILCLSGVRERASALLDQVDLTNRGHHYPAELSGGEQQRIAIARAFANSPKILLADEPTGNLDSKNGQHIFELMTDLHKKNNVTLILVTHDGALAAKAQRQIILADGRVVNDELNGDFK; encoded by the coding sequence ATGATCCAGCTCAAGAATGTCATCAAAACCGTCCGCTCAGGCACCGAGGATCTGACCATTCTCAATGATGTATCGTTCGACATCCCGGACGGCCAGTTCGTCGCGGTCACTGGTGCGTCCGGCAGCGGTAAATCGACCTTGCTCGGTCTGATCGCCGGCCTCGATGCTCCGAGTTCCGGCCAGATATTCATTGATGATGACGAAGTCACAGCGATGACCGAAGACGGCCTCGCGAAGATCCGCAGTGAAAAGATCGGCTTCATTTTCCAGTCGTTCCACCTGATCCCGAGCCTCACGGCGTACGAAAACATCCTGATCCCAATGGAAATACTTTGCCTGAGCGGCGTTCGTGAACGCGCCTCAGCCCTCCTCGATCAGGTAGATCTGACCAACCGCGGCCACCATTACCCGGCCGAACTCTCCGGCGGCGAACAACAGCGGATCGCTATCGCTCGAGCATTCGCCAATTCGCCAAAGATCCTGCTCGCCGACGAACCGACCGGAAATCTCGATTCAAAGAACGGCCAGCATATTTTCGAACTGATGACCGATCTACATAAAAAGAATAACGTTACGCTCATTTTGGTAACGCACGACGGTGCTCTTGCAGCGAAAGCTCAGCGGCAGATCATTCTTGCTGACGGCCGGGTCGTGAACGATGAGTTGAACGGTGATTTCAAATGA
- a CDS encoding ABC transporter permease, translating into MQLSLTARFNLFRESFFLALDSIRGNGTRSALTVVGIVVGVAVVVIVAALLQGAQAFVVAATAGFAPDVLRVEKASFQDFGSDGQAFVEAQAKRPDIFTDDLEFLNERLGEKIEFGAQVDSSLPVRRNEKTLVGVLVQGVTPNITELSNVDIAYGRGLTATDDRYRSNVCVIGQDLVDELFPTTGAIGADIRLGQVRYQVVGVASPRGSAFGSSQDGFVQIPLGTFARVFGARSLNCHSR; encoded by the coding sequence GTGCAATTGTCTTTGACCGCAAGATTTAACTTGTTTCGAGAGTCATTCTTCCTTGCGTTGGACTCGATCCGCGGCAATGGAACGCGCTCAGCTTTAACCGTTGTGGGCATTGTGGTCGGCGTAGCCGTGGTGGTTATTGTGGCGGCTTTGCTTCAGGGGGCTCAGGCATTCGTAGTGGCGGCGACGGCGGGATTTGCTCCCGATGTTCTGCGGGTCGAAAAAGCATCGTTTCAAGATTTTGGTTCCGACGGGCAGGCGTTCGTTGAGGCTCAGGCGAAGCGGCCGGATATTTTTACCGACGATCTTGAATTCTTGAACGAACGGCTCGGCGAAAAGATCGAATTTGGTGCCCAGGTTGATTCCTCGCTTCCGGTCCGCCGAAATGAAAAGACTTTGGTCGGCGTACTCGTTCAGGGCGTAACCCCGAATATCACTGAGCTTTCGAATGTTGATATCGCCTACGGCCGTGGACTAACTGCTACGGATGACAGATATCGAAGTAACGTTTGTGTAATAGGCCAAGACCTGGTCGATGAGCTGTTCCCGACAACCGGAGCGATCGGTGCGGATATCCGCCTCGGCCAGGTTCGTTATCAGGTCGTCGGCGTCGCATCGCCGCGGGGATCTGCCTTTGGTTCCTCGCAGGATGGGTTCGTTCAGATCCCGCTTGGCACATTTGCTCGGGTTTTTGGTGCCAGGTCGCTCAATTGCCATTCTCGCTAA
- a CDS encoding FtsX-like permease family protein produces MPGRSIAILAKARDKDRLSLSDVEEQVRVAMRIRRKLIGTDKEDNFSFVTAKSVQAFSASLTGLVGMIVYPLTGISLFVGGIVVMNMMLSSVTERTREIGIRMAVGARRRDVLIQFLIETTTLTVIGGVFGVAVAAGLVSLLSFATGLSLGVPLWAVAAAIGVSCVVGIFFGAVPARQAARLDPIEALRSE; encoded by the coding sequence GTGCCAGGTCGCTCAATTGCCATTCTCGCTAAGGCGAGAGATAAAGATAGGCTTTCGCTTAGCGATGTCGAGGAGCAGGTCAGGGTGGCGATGCGGATCCGCCGCAAATTGATCGGGACAGACAAGGAAGATAATTTTAGTTTTGTGACGGCGAAAAGCGTTCAGGCATTTTCCGCGTCCTTGACCGGGCTTGTTGGAATGATAGTTTATCCTCTGACCGGCATATCGCTTTTCGTCGGCGGCATAGTCGTGATGAACATGATGTTGTCGTCCGTTACGGAAAGGACGAGGGAGATCGGTATAAGAATGGCAGTCGGAGCTCGCCGCCGCGATGTGCTGATCCAGTTTTTGATCGAGACAACGACGCTGACCGTGATCGGAGGCGTTTTCGGCGTAGCGGTGGCTGCGGGCCTTGTTTCACTGCTTTCTTTTGCAACCGGGCTTTCGCTAGGGGTGCCGCTTTGGGCGGTTGCGGCGGCGATCGGAGTTTCGTGCGTCGTTGGGATCTTTTTTGGGGCGGTTCCTGCGAGGCAAGCCGCAAGGCTGGATCCTATCGAGGCATTGCGGTCGGAGTAA
- a CDS encoding ABC transporter permease, with the protein MKFIFNLSRREIRSSWQRLLFFFLCIALGVGSVVALRSLIQNLTKVVGNDARALMTADLEVTSTNDFSPTDVSRIEEVIKRFPTVEARNETITTASMARPADPANTSLEFIELKGVEPPFPLVGKFELSDGKPFDFKLLENKGAVVARILLEELKVKVGDKLKIGESEFEIRATFDEEPGGSSGFRLGSRIFVEKKAFDDAGITRNTSRVRRRILYRTSENPTELVKELRTALTGTTVQVNSYREQQENLSEQFERTENYLSLTGLLILVLGGVGVWNVARAFVEQKRKTVAVLKCLGASGTKIITVYLLQILTLGLVGSLFGAVLAQGGLWIAKWRFADALPEKMSYAVGFSTAIQGMILGILISLLFSALPLLQIRTIKPKLLLRDENNVNISKLDWTKWSFGLVCLLGLLGLAIWQAGSIRVGAFFLGGLAATGLVLYVSAAVLTWLLKKFKSLGSFSVRQAVNSLYRPGNQTRIILLAVGLGAFVVITVQIMQTNLVREFDFSRNRRLPSLIFVDIQKSQIADLAQMIEQRTGEKPEQTATVRARISFVNGEPIDYQQREVRQQQGQIGREFAITYRENFEENETIIDGEWWQKSKDPDLPEVSVEEGMAQTLKIEPGDSITFDISGRKITALVSNIRKIDVRNARTAFVFVFKPGSLEKAPQSFAVTTLNHVPATDRQRLQRDILDKFPNVQIFDVADIIAAVNRLVNNFVIAISFVGSFVLLSGILILIGSVALTKSQRIYENAILKTLGAKRRTLATILFAEYGMLGLLAGIIASGFGVTLSYLVSKYLMRIDWEFEPTIAVLGVVVTALLVTLVGVAASFDVLFRKPLGTLRSQ; encoded by the coding sequence ATGAAATTTATCTTCAACCTAAGCCGACGCGAGATCCGCTCATCATGGCAGCGACTGCTGTTCTTTTTTCTCTGCATCGCTTTGGGTGTCGGGTCGGTGGTCGCTTTGCGGTCGCTGATACAGAATCTGACCAAGGTCGTCGGGAATGACGCTCGGGCGTTGATGACCGCAGATCTTGAAGTCACGTCAACCAACGATTTTTCACCAACCGACGTTTCTAGGATCGAGGAGGTTATAAAACGCTTCCCCACGGTCGAGGCTCGAAACGAGACGATCACGACCGCTTCGATGGCACGGCCCGCGGATCCCGCGAATACATCGCTTGAGTTCATTGAACTAAAAGGCGTTGAACCGCCGTTTCCACTGGTTGGTAAATTCGAACTGTCGGATGGTAAGCCGTTCGATTTCAAGCTGCTCGAAAACAAAGGCGCCGTCGTCGCCCGGATCTTGCTAGAGGAACTTAAGGTAAAGGTCGGCGACAAGCTGAAGATCGGCGAGAGCGAGTTTGAGATCAGAGCAACATTTGACGAGGAACCGGGCGGATCGAGCGGTTTCCGGCTAGGGTCGCGTATTTTTGTCGAGAAAAAGGCGTTCGACGACGCCGGCATCACGAGAAACACAAGCCGAGTTCGCCGCCGCATCCTCTACCGCACGTCCGAAAATCCGACGGAGTTGGTGAAAGAGCTGCGAACAGCCCTGACCGGCACGACCGTGCAGGTCAATTCGTACCGCGAACAGCAGGAGAATCTGAGCGAGCAATTCGAGAGGACGGAGAATTATCTGTCGCTCACCGGTCTTCTCATTCTCGTCCTCGGCGGCGTTGGCGTGTGGAATGTCGCCCGTGCCTTTGTCGAACAGAAGCGAAAAACGGTCGCTGTTCTAAAATGTCTTGGTGCGAGCGGAACGAAGATAATCACCGTCTATCTGCTCCAGATCCTGACGCTCGGGCTCGTCGGCAGCCTTTTCGGCGCTGTGCTCGCCCAGGGCGGCCTGTGGATCGCAAAATGGCGTTTTGCCGATGCTCTGCCTGAGAAGATGAGCTATGCGGTCGGTTTCTCGACCGCCATTCAGGGGATGATCCTCGGCATTCTGATCTCGCTGCTGTTCTCGGCTTTGCCGCTGCTGCAGATCCGCACGATAAAGCCCAAGCTGCTGCTCCGTGACGAGAACAACGTCAATATCTCGAAGCTCGATTGGACGAAGTGGTCGTTCGGGCTCGTGTGTCTTCTCGGATTGCTCGGCCTGGCGATCTGGCAGGCGGGATCGATCCGCGTCGGAGCGTTCTTCCTCGGCGGATTGGCAGCAACGGGCTTAGTTTTATATGTTTCGGCGGCGGTTCTTACGTGGCTCCTGAAAAAGTTCAAAAGCCTCGGCTCGTTCTCAGTTCGCCAGGCGGTGAATTCGCTCTATCGTCCGGGAAATCAGACGAGAATAATCCTGCTGGCCGTTGGGCTCGGAGCATTCGTTGTCATTACCGTTCAGATCATGCAGACGAATCTCGTTCGCGAGTTCGATTTTTCACGAAACCGTCGCCTGCCGAGCCTGATATTTGTTGATATTCAAAAAAGCCAGATCGCCGACCTCGCTCAGATGATCGAGCAGCGTACCGGCGAGAAACCGGAGCAGACCGCGACCGTTAGAGCACGCATCTCTTTCGTGAACGGCGAACCGATCGACTATCAACAGCGTGAAGTGCGTCAGCAGCAAGGCCAGATCGGCCGTGAGTTCGCCATAACCTATCGCGAAAATTTCGAAGAGAACGAAACCATTATCGACGGAGAATGGTGGCAAAAGAGCAAAGACCCCGACCTGCCGGAGGTCTCGGTCGAGGAAGGAATGGCCCAAACGCTTAAGATCGAGCCGGGCGATTCGATCACCTTCGACATCTCGGGCCGCAAGATCACAGCTCTTGTTTCGAATATCAGAAAGATCGACGTCCGCAATGCCCGAACCGCGTTCGTCTTTGTCTTCAAACCCGGAAGCCTCGAAAAGGCACCGCAGAGCTTTGCCGTAACAACCCTGAACCACGTTCCGGCAACCGACCGTCAGCGTTTGCAGCGTGACATTCTGGACAAGTTTCCGAACGTTCAAATATTCGACGTCGCAGACATCATCGCGGCGGTCAACCGGTTGGTGAATAACTTTGTGATCGCAATATCTTTCGTGGGCAGCTTCGTACTGCTTAGCGGCATTCTGATCCTGATCGGCTCGGTCGCTCTGACCAAATCGCAGCGGATCTATGAGAACGCGATCTTAAAAACGCTCGGAGCAAAACGGCGAACGCTGGCAACGATCCTGTTTGCCGAATACGGCATGCTCGGACTGCTGGCCGGAATTATCGCCAGCGGCTTCGGCGTTACGCTTTCGTATTTGGTCTCGAAATATCTAATGCGGATCGACTGGGAATTTGAGCCGACGATCGCTGTGCTCGGCGTGGTAGTGACGGCGCTTCTGGTTACTCTGGTCGGTGTTGCGGCTAGTTTTGATGTCTTATTCCGAAAACCGCTCGGAACATTGCGCTCGCAATGA